Proteins encoded together in one Kutzneria kofuensis window:
- a CDS encoding pentapeptide repeat-containing protein, with protein sequence MGRFLGWKGWQGVVSLLTSVAAVGALFFSSQSIQAALNQVNVSEQTQITDRFGKAVDELGSDKQEVRIGGVYALERLAKDSTRDEATIIDVLSAFIRERAPVSSCPSFAQAEVSFPATDVQAALTVIGRRDVEGVNAGTVDLSKTCLAGATLVGAQLQGVDLTKANLNAVDLDRANLSGAKFDRTSLYGASLINANLTRAVVFSTVLQEAGLTGCNLTLAHFWSVNFVDAVLARTNFSGAQIEGSKFDHSSISDAPFENARLTDDTFAGARISSVDFTNAHMLNVDLTRAILDKVKGYH encoded by the coding sequence TTGGGTCGCTTTCTGGGATGGAAAGGGTGGCAGGGGGTAGTTTCGCTGCTCACTTCAGTCGCCGCCGTTGGGGCGCTATTCTTTAGCTCACAATCTATTCAAGCGGCCTTGAATCAGGTCAATGTGTCAGAGCAGACTCAGATAACAGACCGGTTTGGCAAGGCGGTTGACGAACTTGGGTCTGACAAGCAGGAAGTTCGTATCGGCGGAGTTTACGCATTAGAGCGCCTTGCTAAGGACTCTACACGTGACGAGGCGACAATCATTGATGTGTTGTCGGCTTTTATTCGGGAACGTGCTCCGGTCTCGTCGTGTCCATCCTTTGCTCAAGCTGAGGTTTCGTTTCCTGCGACCGATGTGCAGGCTGCTTTAACTGTGATCGGCAGGAGGGATGTCGAGGGTGTTAACGCGGGCACGGTCGATCTAAGTAAGACCTGTCTTGCTGGTGCCACTCTGGTTGGGGCCCAACTTCAGGGCGTCGACCTTACTAAGGCTAATCTTAACGCGGTTGACCTCGATCGAGCCAATCTATCGGGGGCTAAATTTGACCGAACAAGCCTCTATGGCGCATCTCTAATCAACGCAAATCTGACCCGTGCAGTAGTGTTTAGTACTGTACTGCAGGAGGCGGGATTAACTGGCTGTAACCTCACCTTGGCGCATTTCTGGAGTGTCAATTTTGTTGATGCCGTCTTAGCGCGAACAAATTTTTCAGGCGCGCAGATCGAGGGGTCGAAATTTGATCACTCATCTATTTCTGATGCCCCATTTGAAAACGCTCGACTGACTGATGACACCTTCGCGGGTGCGCGAATTTCTTCGGTGGATTTCACGAATGCGCACATGCTTAACGTTGATCTAACCCGGGCGATACTTGACAAAGTTAAGGGATATCATTAG
- a CDS encoding NUDIX hydrolase, translating to MSGTPMHSVSVAGVVVDLRGRILLIQRRDNQHWEPPGGVLELGETFDEGVRREVLEETGITVDVERLTGAYKNLPRGIVALVFRCRPVDGEPVATDESVSVQWVDPQEALVRMAPAYAVRVADALGDHAEFRAHDGVNVLS from the coding sequence ATGAGCGGTACGCCGATGCATTCCGTCAGCGTTGCGGGCGTCGTCGTCGACCTCAGAGGGCGCATTCTTTTGATTCAGCGTCGCGACAATCAACACTGGGAGCCGCCCGGTGGCGTCCTTGAGCTGGGTGAAACGTTCGACGAGGGTGTGCGCCGAGAGGTTCTCGAGGAGACGGGAATCACTGTCGATGTCGAACGGCTAACTGGCGCATACAAGAACCTGCCTCGCGGAATTGTAGCCCTTGTGTTTCGTTGTCGCCCGGTTGACGGCGAGCCTGTCGCTACAGATGAGTCGGTCTCGGTTCAGTGGGTCGACCCGCAGGAGGCACTTGTGCGCATGGCACCCGCGTACGCGGTCCGTGTCGCCGACGCGTTGGGCGACCATGCGGAGTTTCGCGCCCACGACGGGGTCAACGTTCTCTCTTGA
- a CDS encoding GntR family transcriptional regulator, whose translation MLQLGTVDRSDDRPPYKQIADELRSAIDLGRLAPGEKLPSEADLVEHYKVSRMTARQAIQELRSEGLVDAEQGRGVFVRKVAPIRRLASDRFARRHRQDGKAAFIIEAEKSGVQPSVDQIRVSRESPSSFIQERLRLTASDSVVVRARRYLANDIPVETAVSYIPAEIADGTAIAELNTGPGGIYARIEDAGHILDHFTEEVSARMPTPEERKDLQLGASVPVLRVVRTAYDTTGRPVEVCDTIKAAPAYLLEYELPAR comes from the coding sequence GTGCTTCAGCTCGGAACGGTGGACCGGTCCGACGACCGCCCGCCCTACAAGCAGATTGCTGATGAGCTACGGTCGGCAATCGATCTTGGGCGGCTCGCTCCGGGCGAGAAGCTGCCGTCAGAGGCGGACCTTGTCGAACACTACAAGGTGTCACGAATGACGGCGCGCCAGGCGATACAGGAGCTTCGATCAGAAGGACTTGTTGACGCAGAGCAAGGGCGCGGCGTCTTCGTTCGAAAGGTTGCACCAATTCGACGGTTGGCGTCGGACCGCTTTGCTCGTCGGCATCGCCAAGACGGTAAAGCCGCCTTCATCATCGAGGCAGAGAAGTCAGGCGTCCAACCATCAGTTGATCAGATCCGCGTGAGTCGGGAATCACCGAGCAGCTTCATTCAGGAACGGCTGCGACTTACTGCGTCAGACTCAGTGGTTGTCCGGGCTCGCCGATACCTTGCGAATGACATTCCAGTTGAAACGGCAGTCTCGTACATTCCAGCCGAGATTGCAGATGGAACTGCAATAGCCGAGTTGAACACCGGCCCGGGCGGCATCTATGCACGTATTGAAGACGCCGGTCATATCCTCGATCACTTCACCGAAGAAGTGTCGGCCCGCATGCCCACTCCAGAGGAACGGAAGGACCTTCAGCTTGGAGCGTCCGTGCCCGTGCTTCGCGTAGTACGGACGGCCTACGACACCACGGGCAGGCCGGTAGAGGTCTGCGACACGATCAAGGCAGCACCCGCCTACCTGCTTGAGTACGAGCTCCCCGCCCGCTGA
- a CDS encoding FtsK/SpoIIIE domain-containing protein codes for MSTNTNGGSRRGIGPEIRAARWAIRHPGMIAMPTMLGTGELELLSHFGPIGAGSVTGALALGVATWYRAHPDSFDSIAAPRIRAAWRRWAGPYMGVKWRDLCDATDLAKEHRRKGITLYPRVLKVQAFSPHVDLVHIHPAKGQSIQAFESRLADLTAGLRAERIALEPLARGRFVMIVQRTEPFTEVIPAPEMPQYSKEVDPARLYVGEDEFGNDWTESLVGTSSFLLVAGAVGAGKNSIPLALLRGLAPMIRDGLCKVWIIDPKQLEFAALKPITFNGHAYATVEQGGDGAACLDLLDDYIADMERTQRRIMEMGVRSVPISEEFPLNVLIVDEVASLVAYTEDSSARGINAKLARIASMGRTTHHSMVVTTVDPGKDVIEFRDLFPSRICLRVSAPTQPNMVLGEDARERGAVADEIPLGKEFIGIGYAQGEKTKNPRRVRAAYTSDRDMHELVEFVTRRGHLRSVA; via the coding sequence ATGAGCACGAACACCAACGGCGGCTCCCGGCGTGGGATCGGTCCGGAGATCCGCGCGGCCCGCTGGGCCATCCGCCACCCCGGCATGATCGCCATGCCCACCATGCTCGGCACCGGCGAGCTGGAACTGCTCAGCCACTTCGGTCCGATCGGGGCCGGCTCGGTCACGGGCGCGCTGGCACTCGGGGTTGCCACCTGGTACCGGGCGCACCCGGACTCGTTCGACAGCATCGCCGCCCCGCGCATCCGCGCTGCCTGGCGACGCTGGGCCGGCCCGTACATGGGCGTGAAGTGGCGCGACCTGTGCGACGCCACGGATCTCGCCAAGGAGCACCGCCGCAAGGGCATCACGCTCTACCCGCGCGTGCTCAAGGTGCAGGCGTTCAGCCCGCACGTCGACCTGGTGCACATCCACCCGGCCAAGGGCCAGTCCATTCAGGCGTTCGAGTCGCGTTTGGCCGACCTCACGGCCGGACTGCGGGCTGAGCGGATCGCGCTGGAGCCCCTGGCGCGGGGCCGGTTCGTGATGATCGTGCAGCGCACCGAGCCGTTCACCGAGGTCATCCCCGCGCCGGAGATGCCGCAGTACTCCAAGGAGGTCGACCCGGCCCGGCTGTACGTCGGGGAGGACGAGTTCGGCAACGACTGGACCGAGTCGCTGGTGGGCACCTCGTCGTTCCTGCTCGTGGCCGGCGCGGTCGGTGCGGGCAAGAACTCCATCCCGCTCGCGCTGCTGCGGGGCCTGGCCCCGATGATCCGCGACGGCCTGTGCAAGGTCTGGATCATCGACCCCAAGCAACTGGAGTTCGCCGCGCTCAAGCCGATCACGTTCAACGGTCACGCCTACGCCACCGTGGAGCAGGGCGGCGACGGCGCGGCCTGCCTGGACCTGCTGGATGACTACATCGCCGATATGGAGCGCACCCAACGGCGGATCATGGAGATGGGTGTCCGGTCGGTGCCGATCAGCGAGGAGTTCCCGCTCAACGTGCTGATCGTGGACGAGGTCGCCTCGCTGGTCGCCTACACCGAGGACTCCAGCGCCCGGGGCATCAACGCCAAGCTGGCGCGGATCGCCTCGATGGGCCGCACCACCCACCACTCGATGGTGGTCACCACGGTGGACCCGGGCAAGGACGTGATCGAGTTCCGGGACCTGTTCCCGTCGCGGATCTGCCTGCGGGTCTCGGCCCCGACGCAGCCGAACATGGTGCTCGGTGAGGACGCCCGCGAGCGGGGCGCGGTCGCCGACGAGATCCCGTTGGGCAAGGAGTTCATCGGGATCGGCTACGCCCAGGGCGAGAAGACCAAGAACCCTCGCCGGGTCCGGGCCGCCTACACCAGCGACCGTGACATGCACGAGCTGGTGGAGTTCGTCACTCGTCGCGGTCACCTGCGCTCGGTCGCCTGA
- a CDS encoding WhiB family transcriptional regulator — translation MNNLDARYAGHRALMMALFGRSGQPPAWRTEAACAETDPAVFDDQHRIDEAQRVCAGCPVMALCRADQLAWESRTGTRRRFPSGVVGGLTATARHQIHYPPKPKAAAA, via the coding sequence GTGAACAACCTCGACGCCCGCTACGCGGGCCACAGGGCGCTGATGATGGCGCTGTTCGGCCGCTCCGGTCAGCCGCCGGCCTGGCGGACCGAGGCCGCGTGCGCCGAGACGGACCCGGCTGTGTTCGATGACCAGCACCGCATCGACGAGGCCCAGCGGGTGTGCGCGGGCTGCCCCGTGATGGCCCTGTGCCGCGCCGATCAGCTCGCCTGGGAGTCCCGGACCGGCACGCGCCGTCGCTTCCCGTCCGGGGTTGTCGGCGGGCTCACCGCGACCGCCCGCCACCAGATCCACTACCCGCCCAAGCCGAAAGCGGCTGCGGCGTGA
- a CDS encoding replication initiator has product MKTTASTLDDRLAARIRRADFGTWRDKVTAVRGCARPIHLTGSSTILAKPEADPFPLSSNAKAQALSHRSGHIFVPCGTRRASVCPACADRYAADAFHLMHSGLAGDDGKGVPASVTAKPRQFVTLTAPSFGTVHGRRSSRRGRQMPCPCGEFHHPDDPRLGTAVDPDAYDYEGAVLWQAHAGVLWHRFVITLRRHLARAAGLSEAAFTAQARISYAKVAEYQRRGLVHFHAVIRVDGQGGASDPTPRWVTHELVAGCVRSAAAAVLVETWRPCGTVLPLVWGSQVDVREIRPDQAGQFEDAAGQVSETKLAGYIAKYATKSTGSTVDGIDRRLLSQAAIDMLTGITEHHRRMIQTAWDLGGLEMYNDPKDGLKLRRWAHMLGFRGHFLTKSRRYSTTFREIRHAQAAFRRTETLAALGIEDDEGFEYTGLDGSKVYVTPTALVINSWNFVSVGYESDEERELAAAIAEGMRNAHSSTQEGR; this is encoded by the coding sequence ATGAAGACCACAGCGTCCACTCTGGACGACCGGTTGGCGGCTCGGATCCGCCGCGCCGACTTCGGAACCTGGCGCGACAAGGTGACCGCCGTACGCGGTTGCGCCCGCCCGATCCACCTGACCGGGTCCAGCACCATCCTCGCCAAGCCCGAGGCCGACCCGTTCCCGCTCTCGTCGAACGCGAAGGCACAGGCTCTGTCCCACCGGTCCGGGCACATCTTCGTCCCGTGCGGCACCCGCCGGGCCTCGGTCTGCCCGGCCTGCGCCGACCGGTACGCCGCTGACGCGTTCCATCTGATGCACTCCGGCTTGGCCGGTGACGACGGCAAGGGCGTGCCTGCCTCGGTGACCGCCAAGCCGCGCCAGTTCGTCACCCTCACCGCGCCCAGCTTCGGCACCGTCCACGGCCGCCGGTCCTCTCGCCGGGGACGCCAGATGCCGTGCCCGTGCGGCGAGTTCCACCACCCCGACGACCCGCGCCTGGGTACGGCGGTGGATCCGGACGCCTACGACTACGAAGGCGCGGTGCTCTGGCAGGCACACGCCGGGGTGCTGTGGCACCGATTCGTCATCACCCTGCGCCGACACCTCGCCCGGGCCGCCGGGCTGTCCGAGGCCGCGTTCACCGCACAGGCCCGGATCTCCTACGCCAAGGTCGCCGAGTACCAGCGGCGCGGCCTGGTCCACTTTCACGCGGTCATCCGGGTCGACGGGCAGGGCGGCGCGTCCGACCCGACCCCGCGCTGGGTGACTCACGAGCTGGTGGCCGGCTGCGTGCGCTCGGCTGCGGCTGCGGTGCTGGTCGAGACCTGGCGCCCCTGCGGGACCGTCCTCCCCCTGGTCTGGGGCTCCCAGGTCGACGTCCGCGAGATCCGCCCCGACCAGGCCGGCCAGTTTGAGGACGCCGCCGGTCAGGTCAGTGAGACCAAGCTGGCCGGCTACATCGCCAAGTACGCCACCAAGTCCACCGGCAGCACCGTCGACGGCATCGACCGCCGGCTGTTGTCCCAGGCCGCGATCGACATGCTGACCGGTATCACCGAGCACCACCGGCGCATGATCCAAACCGCCTGGGACCTCGGCGGGCTGGAGATGTACAACGACCCCAAGGACGGGCTCAAGCTCCGCCGCTGGGCACACATGCTCGGTTTCCGGGGCCACTTCCTGACCAAGTCCCGCCGGTACTCCACGACCTTCCGCGAGATCCGTCACGCCCAAGCCGCGTTCCGCCGCACCGAAACGCTGGCGGCGCTGGGCATCGAGGACGACGAGGGCTTCGAGTACACCGGCCTGGACGGCAGCAAGGTCTACGTCACCCCGACCGCGCTCGTGATCAATTCGTGGAACTTTGTCTCAGTCGGCTACGAGTCCGACGAGGAACGAGAACTCGCAGCAGCAATCGCTGAGGGAATGAGGAACGCGCACTCATCAACACAGGAAGGGAGGTAG
- a CDS encoding helix-turn-helix transcriptional regulator: MDDKTWGPKDVADYLGVPVQTVYQWRTRNYGPPGRRVGKHVRYLPDEVRAWFRGLSTGVA, encoded by the coding sequence ATGGATGACAAGACGTGGGGGCCGAAGGACGTCGCCGATTACCTGGGCGTCCCTGTGCAGACGGTCTACCAGTGGAGGACGAGGAACTACGGGCCGCCTGGTCGCCGGGTCGGTAAGCATGTCCGCTACCTGCCGGACGAGGTGCGGGCTTGGTTCCGGGGCTTGTCCACGGGGGTGGCGTGA
- a CDS encoding site-specific integrase — MARPRLSIGTYGEIRTYSTSSGKVRAVANYRDFDGITRPVERVGKSKTAAVANLKEALRDRKRADFENEITSDSKFAPVAEMWFAAIQAEVDEGHKSPGTARLYRDRLDNQVLPALGQLALSEITVSRVDKVVKAVKDKHGTGTAKLTRTVIGGVLGLATRHDVYDHNPAHEIERIRAPKKKSAARALELEQAQDLRARIAADKVAVGRDLPDFADMMLGTGMRIGEAAAVIWDALDLDSSPGQVEVRGTVVRVKGQGLYIKPAPKSEDGYRKLELPNWLREQLRRRKPANASPSDVVFTAPMGGLRDPSNTNADLKEAFEAAGYPWMTSHVWRKTVASMMDDAGLSARAAADQLGHAKVSMTQDNYFKRRVRRTGAAEVMERVVPVADPTGNDEG; from the coding sequence ATGGCGCGGCCTCGGTTGTCGATCGGCACTTACGGCGAAATTCGCACGTACTCCACGTCTTCGGGCAAGGTCCGGGCGGTCGCGAACTATCGCGACTTCGACGGCATCACGCGACCGGTTGAACGGGTCGGGAAGTCGAAGACGGCGGCAGTCGCCAATCTCAAGGAGGCTCTGCGGGACCGTAAGCGGGCCGACTTTGAGAACGAGATCACGTCGGACAGCAAGTTCGCTCCGGTCGCGGAGATGTGGTTCGCGGCGATTCAGGCCGAGGTGGACGAGGGGCACAAGTCGCCCGGCACGGCTCGGCTGTACCGAGATCGACTGGACAATCAAGTTCTCCCGGCCCTGGGCCAGCTGGCCCTCAGCGAGATCACGGTGTCGCGCGTGGACAAGGTCGTGAAGGCGGTGAAGGACAAGCACGGCACGGGGACCGCGAAACTCACCCGGACCGTGATCGGCGGGGTCCTGGGCCTGGCCACCCGGCACGATGTCTACGACCACAACCCGGCGCATGAGATCGAGCGGATCCGCGCTCCGAAGAAGAAGTCGGCCGCGCGGGCGCTGGAGCTTGAGCAGGCTCAGGACTTGCGCGCTCGGATTGCGGCCGACAAGGTCGCCGTGGGGCGGGATCTGCCGGACTTCGCCGACATGATGCTGGGCACTGGGATGCGCATCGGCGAGGCTGCGGCCGTCATCTGGGACGCCCTGGATCTGGATTCCTCGCCCGGCCAAGTTGAGGTGCGGGGAACGGTGGTCCGCGTGAAGGGGCAGGGCCTGTACATCAAGCCCGCGCCCAAGAGTGAGGACGGATACCGGAAGCTGGAATTGCCGAACTGGCTGCGCGAGCAGTTGCGCCGTCGTAAGCCCGCGAACGCGTCGCCGTCCGACGTCGTCTTCACCGCGCCGATGGGTGGGCTCCGTGATCCGTCCAACACCAACGCGGACCTCAAGGAGGCGTTCGAGGCTGCCGGTTACCCGTGGATGACCAGCCACGTGTGGCGCAAGACGGTGGCGTCGATGATGGACGACGCGGGCCTGTCCGCGCGGGCCGCCGCTGACCAGCTCGGCCACGCGAAGGTGTCCATGACCCAGGACAACTACTTCAAGCGGCGGGTCCGGCGTACCGGGGCGGCGGAGGTCATGGAGCGGGTTGTCCCGGTTGCCGACCCCACCGGTAATGACGAGGGTTAA
- a CDS encoding trans-aconitate 2-methyltransferase, protein MWDPAKYLAFGDHRARPFHDLVGRIGAESPRRVVDLGCGPGNLTVTLGRRWPGAVLEASDSSPEMVAAAKERGIYAEVVDVNDWKPQADTDVVVTNAVLQWVPGHAALLSRWARELPDGAWLAMQVPGNFSSPSHTTIREVAGRPRWQRELAELALREPLAVLDPAGYADVLVEAGCEVDAWETTYLQRLSGPDPVLEWVTGTALRPIKAALDEESWSEFRTELAVELRKVYPPRTDGTTWFPFRRVFAVAQVRR, encoded by the coding sequence ATGTGGGATCCCGCCAAGTACCTCGCGTTCGGTGATCACCGGGCCCGGCCGTTCCACGACCTCGTCGGGCGCATCGGGGCGGAGTCGCCCCGCCGGGTCGTCGACCTGGGCTGCGGGCCGGGCAACCTCACGGTGACGCTGGGCCGGCGGTGGCCGGGGGCGGTGCTGGAGGCGTCGGACTCCTCGCCGGAGATGGTCGCGGCAGCGAAGGAACGGGGCATTTACGCCGAGGTCGTGGACGTCAACGACTGGAAGCCGCAGGCGGACACCGATGTCGTCGTGACCAACGCGGTGCTGCAGTGGGTGCCGGGCCACGCGGCGCTGCTGAGCCGATGGGCCCGGGAGCTGCCGGACGGGGCGTGGCTGGCCATGCAGGTGCCGGGCAACTTCTCGTCGCCGTCACACACGACCATCCGCGAGGTCGCGGGCCGGCCGCGGTGGCAGCGCGAGCTGGCGGAGCTCGCGCTGCGTGAGCCGCTGGCGGTGCTCGACCCGGCCGGCTATGCCGACGTGCTGGTCGAGGCGGGCTGCGAGGTCGACGCCTGGGAGACGACCTATCTGCAGCGGCTGTCCGGGCCGGACCCGGTCCTCGAATGGGTGACCGGAACCGCGCTGCGCCCGATCAAGGCCGCTCTCGACGAGGAAAGCTGGTCGGAGTTCCGCACCGAACTGGCCGTCGAGCTGCGCAAGGTCTATCCGCCGCGGACCGACGGCACGACCTGGTTCCCGTTCCGCCGCGTGTTCGCCGTCGCCCAGGTGCGACGTTGA
- the dnaG gene encoding DNA primase: MAGRIRDSDIAEVRDRNRIDEVVGEYVALRRAGGGALKGLCPFHDEKTPSFNVRSTHGTFHCFGCGEGGDVIAFVMKIDHLSFVEAVERLAERVGIQLTYEGGGASVQRDRGTRSRLLDAHRAAAEFYMEQLRTPDALKAREYLAERDFDEATAATFGCGFAPAGWDQLTKHLLGRGFELAELYKAGLAREGQRGPIDRFHRRLLWPLKDLGGDVVGFGARRLFDDDRIEAKYVNTAETPIFKKSQVLFGIDLAKREIARRHQVVVVEGYTDVMAMHASGVPTAVAACGTAFGSDHISVLRRLLMDDDAFRGEVIFTFDGDAAGQKAALKAFEDEQRFAAQTFVCIAPEGMDPCELRQHKGETAVRDLVARRQPLFTFAIKALLAEHDLDTAEGRVDALRRAVPMVAQIKDMSLRDEYARQLAGWVGWEDTNTVVRRVRESAGGGETVRRGRRVQVADPDQGALGLDVAGPARPRRDDPALWTQREALKVALQAPALAGPYYDSLPEDSFSDPAYLELHRAVIAAGGASCGISGPAFVDAVGQQLQHQSLRSLLTELAVEPLQVKSEVDIRYVEVIVARLQETLVAKQVAELKSRLQRLSPVEHEDEYRELFGDLVALEQYKKALREQGIGGF; encoded by the coding sequence GTGGCAGGACGCATCCGGGACAGTGACATCGCCGAGGTGCGCGACCGCAACAGGATCGACGAGGTGGTCGGCGAGTACGTCGCCCTGCGCAGGGCCGGTGGCGGCGCGCTGAAGGGGCTGTGCCCGTTCCACGACGAGAAGACTCCGTCGTTCAATGTCCGGTCGACGCACGGCACCTTCCACTGCTTCGGCTGTGGCGAAGGCGGGGACGTGATCGCCTTCGTGATGAAGATCGATCACCTCAGCTTCGTCGAGGCGGTGGAGCGGCTCGCCGAGCGGGTCGGCATCCAGCTGACCTACGAGGGCGGCGGCGCGAGCGTGCAGCGCGACCGCGGCACCCGCAGCCGGCTGCTGGACGCGCACCGGGCGGCGGCCGAGTTCTACATGGAGCAGCTGCGCACGCCGGATGCCCTCAAGGCGCGGGAGTACCTGGCCGAGCGGGACTTCGACGAGGCGACGGCGGCCACGTTCGGCTGCGGTTTCGCGCCGGCCGGCTGGGACCAGCTGACCAAGCACCTGCTGGGGCGCGGCTTCGAGCTGGCGGAGCTGTACAAGGCGGGGCTGGCCCGGGAGGGGCAGCGCGGGCCGATCGACCGCTTCCACCGGCGGCTGCTGTGGCCGTTGAAGGATCTCGGCGGCGACGTGGTCGGCTTCGGCGCGCGCCGGCTGTTCGACGACGACCGGATCGAGGCGAAGTACGTCAACACGGCGGAGACGCCGATCTTCAAGAAGTCGCAGGTGCTGTTCGGCATCGACCTGGCCAAGCGCGAGATCGCACGGCGGCACCAGGTTGTCGTGGTCGAGGGCTACACGGACGTGATGGCGATGCACGCCTCGGGCGTGCCGACGGCCGTGGCGGCGTGCGGCACCGCGTTCGGCAGCGACCACATCTCGGTGCTGCGCCGGCTGTTGATGGACGACGACGCGTTCCGCGGTGAGGTGATCTTCACCTTCGACGGCGACGCGGCCGGGCAGAAGGCGGCGCTGAAGGCGTTCGAGGACGAGCAGCGGTTCGCCGCGCAGACCTTCGTCTGCATCGCGCCGGAGGGCATGGACCCGTGCGAGCTGCGGCAGCACAAGGGCGAGACGGCCGTGCGCGACCTGGTGGCGCGCCGGCAGCCGCTGTTCACGTTCGCCATCAAGGCCTTGCTCGCCGAGCACGACCTGGACACCGCCGAGGGCCGGGTGGACGCGCTGCGCCGCGCGGTGCCGATGGTGGCGCAGATCAAGGACATGTCGCTGCGGGACGAGTACGCGCGGCAGCTCGCGGGCTGGGTCGGCTGGGAGGACACCAACACCGTCGTGCGGCGGGTGCGGGAGTCCGCCGGCGGCGGCGAGACCGTGCGGCGTGGCCGTAGGGTGCAGGTCGCCGACCCGGACCAGGGCGCGCTCGGGCTGGACGTCGCCGGGCCGGCACGGCCGCGGCGGGACGACCCGGCGCTGTGGACGCAGCGTGAGGCGCTCAAGGTCGCGTTGCAGGCGCCGGCCCTGGCCGGGCCGTACTACGACTCGCTGCCCGAGGACTCGTTCAGCGACCCGGCCTACCTGGAGCTGCACCGGGCCGTGATCGCCGCCGGCGGGGCGTCCTGTGGGATCTCCGGTCCGGCGTTCGTTGACGCCGTCGGGCAGCAGTTGCAGCACCAGAGCCTGCGGTCGCTGCTGACCGAGCTCGCGGTCGAGCCGCTGCAGGTGAAGTCCGAAGTGGACATCCGCTACGTCGAGGTGATCGTGGCGCGGCTGCAGGAGACGTTGGTGGCCAAGCAGGTCGCCGAGCTCAAGTCGCGGCTGCAGCGGCTGTCGCCCGTCGAGCACGAGGACGAGTACCGCGAGCTGTTCGGCGACCTGGTGGCGCTGGAGCAGTACAAGAAGGCGTTGCGCGAGCAGGGGATCGGTGGCTTTTGA
- a CDS encoding sigma-70 family RNA polymerase sigma factor, which translates to MSVPADDLAAAFTSHRPHLLGVAYRITGRYGDAEDAVQEAWLRLSTHPDGIRDLGAWLTTVVGRICLDQLKSAAAQRERYVGSWLPEPLVTPIEGGDPLDVIVRDDGMRMAALVVLHTLTPEQRVAFVLHDAFGVPFPEIAETLGCTPATARQHASRARRIVEDADLPPRADLDTQRAVLTDFMAAVAAGDIDQVLRVLHPDAVVVGDGGGRARTTINVITGRDKVARFLLGLRTMYGPQALAAYRLELVNGDLGLVLPAGHGPDARVSTFAVRDGQVVAIYDMANPDKLTHIAFDTPDQT; encoded by the coding sequence ATGTCAGTCCCCGCCGACGACCTGGCCGCCGCGTTCACCTCGCACCGCCCGCACCTGCTCGGCGTGGCCTACCGCATCACCGGGCGGTACGGCGACGCCGAGGACGCCGTGCAGGAGGCATGGCTGCGGCTGTCGACCCATCCCGACGGCATCCGCGACCTGGGCGCGTGGCTGACGACCGTGGTCGGGCGGATCTGCCTGGACCAGCTCAAGTCGGCGGCGGCACAACGTGAGCGCTACGTCGGCTCGTGGCTGCCCGAGCCGCTCGTGACGCCCATCGAAGGCGGCGACCCCCTCGACGTCATCGTCCGCGATGACGGCATGCGGATGGCCGCCCTGGTCGTCCTACACACGCTGACCCCGGAGCAGCGCGTGGCGTTCGTGCTGCACGATGCCTTCGGCGTGCCGTTCCCGGAGATCGCCGAGACGCTCGGCTGCACCCCGGCGACCGCCCGCCAGCACGCGTCCCGGGCGCGCCGAATCGTCGAGGACGCCGACCTGCCCCCGCGCGCCGATCTGGACACCCAGCGCGCCGTGCTGACCGACTTCATGGCCGCCGTCGCCGCCGGCGACATCGACCAGGTGCTGCGGGTCCTGCACCCCGACGCCGTCGTCGTGGGCGACGGCGGCGGCCGCGCCCGCACCACCATCAACGTCATCACCGGCCGCGACAAGGTCGCCCGCTTCCTGCTCGGCCTGCGCACCATGTACGGCCCGCAAGCGCTTGCCGCCTACCGCCTCGAGCTCGTCAACGGCGACCTGGGCCTGGTCCTGCCCGCCGGCCACGGACCGGACGCCCGGGTGAGCACCTTCGCCGTCCGCGACGGCCAGGTGGTCGCGATCTACGACATGGCCAACCCGGACAAGCTCACCCACATCGCCTTCGACACGCCTGACCAGACATGA